The Thermovirga sp. genomic interval AAAAAGAGAGCTGGTACATCCACACCGGCCAGGGCATGATCGACATCATCAACATTGAGGCCCAGAAGGACGGCTACACCCTGACCGACCGGGGCACTTTCATCAAGTACGAAGACAACTACAAAGGCAACCCCCCGTTGGTGATACTGGTCGAAGGCGACGAAGCGCTCTTCAACCAATACAGCGTTATCGCCGTCAACCCTGTCAGGGGTGATCATCTCCGCTATGACCTAGCCCTGAAGTTCTCCGACTGGATGCGATCTCGCAAGGTCCAAAAGATGATTGGAGAGTTCAGCCTCCTGGGCAAACCCCTGTTTGTCCCAAACGCGAAGTAGTGTTACCGTGCCAATCGGCAGGGGACCCCGCATCTTCCCCACCCCCCTGGGGATCTTGCGGGGTTCCTTTTTGAAAGGATCCAGGAGATGGACCCCGGGCCATCAACATGGCTATTCCAGGCAAGTAGAGATAGAGAGATAGAAATAAACTGGAGGCACCAATGAATTATCTGGCGGAAGGGTTCAAAACAGCTTTCATCATCCTTTATTCAGGACATGAGGAGACTTTCAACGCCATATTCACGACGGTGAAGGCATCGACCTTTTCGATCCTTATCACCCTGGCGGTAGGTATCCCGCTGGGTTTCATCCTGGGATACTATTCTTTCCCGGGGAAACACGCATGCAGAGCTGTATCGGATACCTTGATGGCAATCCCCACCGTTGTCGTAGGATTGCTCGTTTATGCCTTCATCTCCAGAAGCGGGCCTTTCGGCGGCCTGGGCCTCCTTTTTACCTTGCGGGGAGTGGTCATCGGCCAATTTTTCCTCGGGCTCCCCGTGGTAGTGTCCCTCACTGCTTCCGCCACGGAGCAGATGGAAGATACCACCAGGCTTACCCTGATGACGCTGGGGGCTTCCCCCAGCCAACTTGCTGCCAGTTCACTTTGGGAGGGACGATATGCCGTCCTGGCTGCGGCAATGACAGCCTACAGTAGGATCATCTCCGAGGTGGGCGTCTCCATGATGATCGGTGGCAACATCAAATGGAGAACCCGCACGATCACTACCGCGATCGCCCTCGAGACGGGGAAGGGCCAGTTCGCCGAAGGGATAGCATTGGGAACTGTCCTTCTGGCCATTGCCTTTGCCGTTAATGGGGCCGTTTCCATTGC includes:
- a CDS encoding tungsten ABC transporter substrate-binding protein yields the protein KESWYIHTGQGMIDIINIEAQKDGYTLTDRGTFIKYEDNYKGNPPLVILVEGDEALFNQYSVIAVNPVRGDHLRYDLALKFSDWMRSRKVQKMIGEFSLLGKPLFVPNAK
- a CDS encoding ABC transporter permease, with protein sequence MNYLAEGFKTAFIILYSGHEETFNAIFTTVKASTFSILITLAVGIPLGFILGYYSFPGKHACRAVSDTLMAIPTVVVGLLVYAFISRSGPFGGLGLLFTLRGVVIGQFFLGLPVVVSLTASATEQMEDTTRLTLMTLGASPSQLAASSLWEGRYAVLAAAMTAYSRIISEVGVSMMIGGNIKWRTRTITTAIALETGKGQFAEGIALGTVLLAIAFAVNGAVSIARKRASS